caggggagaggcgcgttCCGCGAGACATTCTGATTCTTGTGTTGCCCTGTATCTGAATTGGCTGGAGCCGCTAGACTGATGATTAGAGCGTAGGGTTATGGTGCAACAGCAATGGCGTCTCACTTGACACTTCGGTGCTTGCGCTCTTAGAACTATTATTCGACTGTGGTTTGATGAACCTGCCGCTGGTGATGTGCCTTGTGTTTTCCACCTCTGTTTCAGGCAGTTACTGCAGTTTTTCTCTCCTGCTGTGACAAGCGAAGTTGAACGTCTCATCCCTTCTGTCACGTGGAGTCAAACAACGTAAGGCCGGTAGTATCCCGAACACGCTGCAGGTCGTAGCGTGTCTTTATGGCGCTGGTGCTTCAAATGCAAATTCAGCAGGAGGTGTTACCTCACGTCATACCCACCAATGCACTGGAATAAGAGACCAGCTGGACACGCTACAGAAGTCGGTTTGGACTATTGTCAGCAAACCTTCCAGAAAATTAACGGGGTGTCTAGGGAGGGAAACGGCGCCTACACGTTTGCCTGACACATCTGTTCTGCAAATATGCATCCGTCATTCCCTCCCAGTACAGGTCGATTGACCTTGTTTGGTTCTGCAGGCTAATTCACACGCTTGGATTTTCACGATTTCGTGATCCACGAACGCTTCTTGCTATATGGCGTTGCATTTTGGAGCTTCGAGTAGGTCGCAGAGGGTTCCGCCCGAGGCGTCTTTCCAAGAATAAGGTCAATGACGCACAGCGAAACGCAGCACAGCGGCGGTGATGATTTGCCTGCCCCTGAGTCTGATGGAAAGTATGAGGGTCTGTATGCGACTGTGCCTCTCTACAAGCAGGTCGCCAGCCGGAACTACTTCGCGTCGAAAGTTTTTTCTATGAGCCAGGACAATGGTGCATCTTCTCCTCCCCAAATTTAGGTCTTCCTATTTGTCCTTGACTTTTATTCCAATCTCGGATTGTGCGACCTCTACTGACCCAGCAGGCATACGTCCAGGTGCACTTAAAATACCTCCTGGCTGTCATGCGTTCTTGAAGCGCTGTCGATTTTGGACTGGTCATGTTTCGTTGATGCCGCACTAAACTGTTGAAGTTTCTCGTCGAAAAAACCGATTCCTACTAACAAAGCAGTCACGTGGGTCCGTCAATGCTGTCCCTTTCTCTGTGCCGGCGTTCAGGCTCCGGATGATGCTACGCCGTTAGGATActtttttttccttcttgcTTACGCGGACCTACATAAAGAAGAACTTCGCAAATATCCGGAGATAATAATCAATAGTGATGTTTCTTTCGATCACTCCTGCTTCTCAAGAGAGCCCTGCCCTGCGTGCCGTGAGTGCCACAAAGCATCGTCAAGCATGTGCAACACCCCGGGGTGTGAGCTAGTTTTGAGTTCATTCTTCGCGGATCAGTAAACCTCGCGCGAGTGCTGGCCTTAGAGGCATCACATGCATGGACACCTCCACTGGTATTAATGCATCGTATAGCTGTCCAGTGTCTGCTGTCTGTCAGTCCACAACCGTCGCCCAACCCTTCGCCCCGCTACCCTGAacaggcggaagaaggcgacaaaGCAGTTCTAGGTCATATTCCACCGCTCACATTGATAGCGTGGGAAAGACTTATATATTCCCATTTTTGTGTAACCTCGTTTTCGTTTGGCATTATTTTCTGTGTTTCATAGATGAAGAAGAAATTCCCTCCTCTACGAGCGCGATTTCACAGCTCGATGATAGTTCTGAATTGCCAACTTGGCAGCGTAAGGCACACAATTCATCGAATGATGGTACCTCTCTTGTTGCTGGTTTGTATGCGGTGGGTTCTATTTTGCGGTATACAGTGCATGTCACTGCTGTCATGCTCCGTGAAACCATTGACAGCAGAACTCGGGGGCCCTTCACTACAAACGCGAGGGTAACAAGCGCACTCTTGGGCTATAGTCGCGTCTGGTCGTTCGGCGCCTACCGCTCGTTCTTTGGTGGATCGTCATACGTGAGGGGACTTGGGGATCATGGAATTCGGAGATATATGTGTTCGTCTTTCGTGCGTATGGTGATGGTTTTTTTTCGCAGGTTCGTTTCCCCTTCGCCGTGTGTTGCATTGCATGTTCAAGCTATACTCGCTGACACCACCTACTGCTCTGCAGGATCTTCAGGCTCTAATTGTCACGTGGTGAGCCTCAGATCAGAACTGCGAGAGTAGTCAGTTCCCTGTCGCCGATCCGCGAAGCACGGAACGCGTGAACATGTTTATGGAAGACATACTCTTTTCGCAGAGGGCAGTGGATTTGCATTCGTTTTGCTCGTTTTTCAGAGGCTTGGTGGTACTGGAGGATCTGCTGTGGTACCCGTCTGGGAGTGTCGCCGACATCGCGTTGCAGTCGCGATTTTTACTGTAGTATTATCTATCCTGAAATAGCTTTCTCTGTGCTGCTTCTCGTCGTGCagctcctctctcgctcggtCAGGGCTACGCGACTCTCTACCGCGTCACCTCTCTCGGATATCTCCGGTGTCTCCTGTTCGGCAACAGGAGCAATTCGCAAAAGAGACCGCACAATTTTTCAGCGCGTCGAGCAGCGACCCAAGCTCGTTAGCGATGAGTTCTGAGATGCGGGCTGCAACGGACACGAGTGCTAAAGCGAAAATGGACCTCATGTCCTTGCAGAACTCGCTTTGCTTGTCTTTGGATCCGCTGGACCTACTCACGGAGCTGCACACTCCCCTTCGATGTAGGCAGGATGCCTTTGATTCCGTCTCGAGGTAAGGATGTTATCTCTTGGAGGTCTGTGGGCGAGGATCAACCTATGGATGGAAAAATTGGACGACAACGGTATTCGGGATGGGCTACTTCGGGCTGGAGATCCACCCTCATCCGCTCGCGGTCCACTATGTTTTTCGTCGTTTGACGTTGTTCTCTTTGCTCAGGCATCTCGTTTCCCCTACATCCATTACCCTCGATTCCTCATCTAATGATGATGCCTTCTACGGACTCCTGGCTCTGATCCGCGGGGCCATGTCCTCTCGTCGCGCCCGAAACTCCACGTCCCGCTCAGGCATACCGGAAGCCCCTGCCGAGGGGGGTGCCTCACAGACTAGTGCGTCCTGTGAGGAGGACTCAATCAGCTCAAATGTGGACCTGGCATCGCACAGTCGGGAGGCTCGTGATGGCGCGACCTGCCCCATGTCTAAAGGCCCCCTCGCGAGATCGAGGGTGCTCGAGAAACGAGGCACAGCAGGCGCCTGCCCCATAGTTGACACGTCCGCCGCATCAGCGTGGATATCAGACTCAGTCGAAGTTCACTTCTTGGATCTCCGATCAGCCTCACAACGTCAGTGCGGTCCCGCGGTCCAAACGCTACTTGGACTTGGTCCTGATCGCCTACCCGGTGGCGCCCGGTATCGGGTGATACCTGTCAGAACACAAAGGGGGCTCCGAAAAGCAGTAGACAACTGTTCAATCAATGCCAAAGACAGCCAGGCGGGGCGACGAAGTTTGACGGTTGGATGGGGTAGGTTGCCTTCGTCGGGACCGACTCCTAGCACGTTAGAGGCGGGCTCGTCTTCTTTGTGTCAGCATCAAGCAAGCGAACCTGCTGCCTTCGACAACATGCATGTCATGCGGAGAAGTGCACTGCCGCAAATCATCGCCGGAGACGCCGGTAAATCTTGTCCAACGTCTGCGGGCCTCCGTAAAAGAATAGCGCAAGGGCCGTGTGAGGTACAGGGAAGCCTTAAAAACTATGTGTCCGTCCAGCAGTCTCGGGGTGTTGCTGTCGAAGGTAGCGGAGTTTGGCTcatgcgacggcgaaggcatcGAAAGGGTGTCGTACGGGAAAAAAACGTACAAAGCGTTTCTCGCAACAAATTGGTGCAGACGACCACTCCTCTGGGGACTCATGACAGAGAGGAGGGTGGTCACAACAGTATCAGCTTGGACAACCTCATCGATGATATTCACGAAACGGAAACAACAACGCCAGAGTAAGTATCAGAAGAGCATTTCGCATCACATAGACGACTCAAGCGTTTCGTACGTGATATCTATTTTTGCAATCTGCTTTCGATGTTCCTTTGAGGGTCTTGGCGACATGTATTGCCCGGTCCGTCCCACCTGCCTTCAACTGCCGCCCCTGAGCTGATACCATGCCAGTCACATGGCACAGGGAAACAGAAGTTTCCGATAGCAACGCTTCTGAATTCTGTGTTTCGACTTGGATAGCCATGTGCTTCTCGTCGTACTGGTGTCTTTTGCTGCCAGGGTCATGCGCATCTGGATTCTCATCCCAGATGGAACGCAAATTAACGAAGAACTGCTCGACTTCGGACTCCTTTACCCCAACGTACCATGGTCTGAAATGTCCGTGCTTCAAGAAGCCTACGTTCGCCTTACATCTGCTGCGGTTAGAGGTAAGAATATCAAATAGTCTCAGCACAGATTTGGCCCTCATCCTGTTTCGTATCCGCTGATGGTTTGACCAAACAGCCGTGTAAGCCCCGTGTGTTGCTTCATCGGGTTGTGCCAGTGCCAAGCTTGAGTTAACACAAGTTTTCCCCCGCACGCGACCCGAGTTGGTCCATCGgtctgcgacggcggcgcgccgccgcctttccCTATCTAATGATTGATGTCGAACAGACACGGCATTGCGTGCGGACACTGTATCCACGATATTTCGATCTGTGCTATTGCAACCAGGTGTGCTGCTCCTGAATGGCGGATTCAGCGCTCTAAAGGGTGCAATACAGCGGCTGCAACCCTCGCTTCGCGACAGACTCACACCTCGTCCGGTCTCGAGTGCCGCCTTGCAGGCGGTAGAGTTGCTGGAACAGCGAGGTTCCACAAGGGATGGCACCGCCGACCTTCCCCTTCTTGCAGCTACTTCTGACCCTGCTGGTGTCCACACGGCTGTGAATCTTCGTGAAACCGTAGCGCATCTGCCTGAAGACCTGGAGCTGCGGTCAGGGGTATGCACACGAAAGGAATATATTCTCACCCTTCAGCAAATTCCACGCCTTCAGCGGCGACGTCGGAAAGTCCGGTCACCCGACCTGCCAGTGAAAGTGTCTGCAGACTCAGAGACCCCTGCTCCAGGCACGCCGACGTCGGCTATGCGAGGCGTTGGTCAGGCGATTGCAACATGGCTGTTTGACAGGGGAGAGCCTGTCAAAAGAGCAAATAGTCACAACGCAAGTAATTCGCATTACCAAAACGGTCAATTGCTGCCTTCTGGGCAGGTTCCTACTAAGGGCCAAGTGCCGACACCCGCCAACAAAGATATTCAGAAGCATCAACGGATGTCTTTTCTTATGTCGTCGCCAGTGTCATGGTCTCAATGTGCTCCGTCcatcgccggcgccgctttAGTGGAGCGCCCACCTGTGGCCGAGGAAACAGCCCGTTATTGCCCGGTTTCGGGAACTGCATCAGGGCCACACTAGAACCTTCAGTTCTTTTCCATGTCGTGTCTAGAAATTCCCACTTTGTGAGTAGATCTACTCGATGGCAACGCAGTGGGTTCATGGGCTTTCAGTGGCAATCCATACTGTGCGTTCTTATATCAAAACCATCCGATTTTCGTGTCACGTGTTTGAGCTATCTCGGCGTGTTCGATTCCCCTTGTGCCGCCCGCCATCCGtacctgcccccccccccccccccccacagAGGTCCCGAACTCGGATGAATATAAACAAAAAGGTTGCTTACCAAGCTTCTCCAGCACCACATTTGGCTCCAAATAGAACGTTGCAGAAAGATGTTCAGTGACACGAAACGGCATACCGTTCTCACTGCCGGGCCTTGGGTATATTGTATAGACAAGCCATGACAAGAGGATTCGAGGGTGCTGTACTATCTCAGCAATCGCGCATGGTAGTCGTGCGTAGCATGCAATCCGGTGCACGTATGCCAGGTCTCCGGGAGAATTTGCTACGAAACACCAGAATCCGTCCCGCTACAGTGCGGGCTGCATTTCATGCCCGGGCATTCTCAGATGCGCGTTTCCCAGACTGCCGGCGCGAGACTCATGCGACAGGTTAAGTGACGGATTTCTGACGTCTAACGTCGATTCCATGGGTGGCGGACGGTAAAAGTGGGCAGGATACGCCGGTTCGATCCTTTACGGCCTTCAGCAGCCCCAGTTCTTCAAAAGGCGTTCTAAAAGAGCTTTTTCCACGGGTCACTGACCATAAACAGGTTTACGCGATTCACGCCCATAGACGGGGGTGATGATTTTGCTCGTTCGGCGTGAATGTgttcctgcgcctcttctgccttgGTTGCCATCTCCTTCCCGGGACTGCGATACGCTGAGCATCAGTCAGTCACCCCGAAGTATGTCGCTGCTCTTACCTCTCACTTCCCGCGTACCAACAGCATGTTTCTGCGAACATCACTTCATCTGACAATAGTGAACGAGCGCAGCGCAGTTTTAGATGAAAGACGCCTATCCTCCACCTCGTGCGCCACCGCGGAGGGATTTTCAGGCAGTAATGGCTCTCACGCCCCTGCAAAGAAGACGGTGTACCCATCAGCGGTGCGTGACTGATTAACAACTTCTGATGTTGGAACCTTCAACCGCTTAGTTGAGC
The Besnoitia besnoiti strain Bb-Ger1 chromosome VIII, whole genome shotgun sequence genome window above contains:
- a CDS encoding TBC domain-containing protein (encoded by transcript BESB_082650) — its product is MKLVGDFHGSPSLCDFPDGGHACTRGGGDYAASVRVAAQELPSKGSAPADRQSDGTETLTSEDGRLCQRTEVELDISGKKCNCSSEAAGEQSANPRSLCTVSEHLTPVSPTSPSPLSSVPSNTEASSASANACPVQPEVASSSLQEQTISAAEGPSRAPSDSKSPTFAGNSCARDLTLCSSASTPRRSQLPVIADEPSSHGELRDILTQTNDPSVRTQQRDCGKRVGFSNDASIRQKDSGKGVRRPGLSLSEWMTLLQVSRADAVRVNSVVDEFERRKVRPESNKQKSAEGSRCGSATCPTSPATGGVGKGDPVATEDLDLHLLAGDVARQRWINDRNPPRSETAQGYAEDDVKIKRLLTDAVSIFCIMNGVSYWQGMHDLCAAFLFLSPTPSLPQLVLLFEAFVMLFAPWLLLPPQQSLEHSANVTRLFRQLLQFFSPAVTSEVERLIPSVTWSQTTLIHTLGFSRFRDPRTLLAIWRCILELRAPDDATPLGYFFFLLAYADLHKEELRKYPEIIINSDVSFDHSCFSREPCPACHEEEIPSSTSAISQLDDSSELPTWQRSFPLRRVLHCMFKLYSLTPPTALQDLQALIVTCSSLARSGLRDSLPRHLSRISPVSPVRQQEQFAKETAQFFSASSSDPSSLAMSSEMRAATDTSAKAKMDLMSLQNSLCLSLDPLDLLTELHTPLRCRQDAFDSVSRHLVSPTSITLDSSSNDDAFYGLLALIRGAMSSRRARNSTSRSGIPEAPAEGGASQTSASCEEDSISSNVDLASHSREARDGATCPMSKGPLARSRVLEKRGTAGACPIVDTSAASAWISDSVEVHFLDLRSASQRQCGPAVQTLLGLGPDRLPGGARYRVIPVRTQRGLRKAVDNCSINAKDSQAGRRSLTVGWGRLPSSGPTPSTLEAGSSSLCQHQASEPAAFDNMHVMRRSALPQIIAGDAGKSCPTSAGLRKRIAQGPCEVQGSLKNYVSVQQSRGVAVEGSGVWLMRRRRHRKGVVREKNVQSVSRNKLVQTTTPLGTHDREEGGHNSISLDNLIDDIHETETTTPEVMRIWILIPDGTQINEELLDFGLLYPNVPWSEMSVLQEAYVRLTSAAVRGVLLLNGGFSALKGAIQRLQPSLRDRLTPRPVSSAALQAVELLEQRGSTRDGTADLPLLAATSDPAGVHTAVNLRETVAHLPEDLELRSGVCTRKEYILTLQQIPRLQRRRRKVRSPDLPVKVSADSETPAPGTPTSAMRGVGQAIATWLFDRGEPVKRANSHNASNSHYQNGQLLPSGQVPTKGQVPTPANKDIQKHQRMSFLMSSPVSWSQCAPSIAGAALVERPPVAEETARYCPVSGTASGPH